From Rutidosis leptorrhynchoides isolate AG116_Rl617_1_P2 chromosome 3, CSIRO_AGI_Rlap_v1, whole genome shotgun sequence, a single genomic window includes:
- the LOC139902040 gene encoding uncharacterized protein: MPSDRLNCRFNKVCASRFNDFIDRNFLIEIPINGRRFTRISDNGLKFSKLDRFLVNEKFIDLWDDLSITVLDRRESDHCPLILRDKHIDFGSKPFKVFDEWLNQDGIDRIIIEAWGKCVCSTRKDCIFRDKLKNVKCDLRTWSKGEFGNIDGEIKGLKDEVDKWEVRAEQRGLNDEDIECCLNCRRKWIDKEKSKDTGDISKGCNASFITFVPKKLEPIGLNDYRPISLIGCYYKIVAKLLSNRLKRVIPNLVGYEQSAFIKGRNIMDGALIVNETLDFLKHKKSKSLVFKVNFERAFDCLN, translated from the exons ATGCCTTCGGATCGATTGAATTGTAGATTTAATAAAGTGTGCGCTTCTCGTTTTAATGACTTCATTGATAGGAATTTTTTGATTGAGATACCGATTAACGGTAGAAGATTTACTCGTATCAGCGATAATGGTTTGAAATTTAGCAAGCTCGACAGGTTCCTTGTGAATGAGAAGTTTATTGACCTTTGGGATGACCTCTCGATTACGGTATTAGATAGGAGGGAATCAGACCATTGTCCCCTCATTCTTAGGGACAAGCATATTGATTTTGGGTCGAAACCTTTCAAAGTGTTCGACGAATGGTTGAATCAAGATGGAATTGATCGGATCATTATAGAGGCTTGGGGTAAGTGTGTCTGTAGCACAAGAAAAGATTGTATTTTTAGGGATAAACTTAAAAATGTTAAATGTGATTTGAGGACTTGGAGTAAAGGTGAATTCGGGAACATTGATGGAGAAATAAAAGGATTGAAAGACGAGGTCGATAAATGGGAAGTTAGAGCCGAGCAACGGGGTTTAAACGATGAAGATATAGAGTGTTGCTTAAATTGTCGTAGGAAATGGATTGATAAAGAGAAATCTAAG GACACCGGTGACATTTCTAAGGGTTGTAACGCATCCTTCATCACGTTTGTTCCAAAGAAGCTTGAACCGATTGGACTTAATGATTACCGGCCCATTAGCTTAATCGGTTGCTATTATAAAATTGTGGCAAAGTTGCTTTCAAACAGGCTCAAAAGGGTGATCCCAAATCTCGTGGGGTACGAGCAAAGTGCTTTTATTAAAGGTAGAAATATCATGGACGGGGCACTTATCGTAAATGAGACTCTCGATTTTTTAAAGCATAAAAAGTCTAAAAGCCTCGTATTTAAAGTGAATTTTGAAAGGGCCTTCGATTGCCTCAATTGA
- the LOC139898556 gene encoding RING-H2 finger protein ATL2-like, producing MSNPPSSNQWPDNEQQFTPSKSYALSGKIMLSSIIILFVVVIILVIFHLYARCYLRRRNQTRRRNRHNRSTRIVFYVDNNAVSPSASGGLDSNVLESLPVFLYSSENKTHTPECAVCLSEFEDGEKCRVLPKCKHSFHTECIDMWFFSNSTCPLCRSPVEPVVEPETTSLVFEPGSSGSVNETTSVADRRKGLIDIRIDVPGHNELVTDSEFRLNRIMSPSQGFRSPGSRLMSFTRMLTMNRRSPSGVGPSGLPVVSGSDIESVDESTRSNVK from the coding sequence ATGTCTAACCCTCCGTCTAGCAACCAGTGGCCGGACAACGAACAACAATTTACTCCGTCTAAAAGCTACGCCCTAAGCGGAAAAATCATGTTATCTTCAATCATCATCCTTTTTGTTGTCGTCATTATACTAGTAATATTCCATCTCTACGCCCGGTGTTACCTCCGTCGTCGCAATCAAACGCGCCGCCGCAACCGTCACAATCGATCGACTCGTATCGTATTCTACGTCGACAATAATGCAGTCTCACCTTCTGCTTCCGGTGGACTTGATTCGAATGTATTGGAGTCGTTGCCGGTGTTTTTATACTCGTCGGAAAATAAAACGCATACGCCGGAATGTGCTGTGTGTTTATCGGAATTTGAAGACGGTGAGAAATGTAGGGTTTTACCGAAATGTAAACATAGTTTTCATACGGAGTGTATTGATATGTGGTTTTTTAGTAACTCTACTTGTCCGCTTTGCCGGTCACCGGTCGAACCGGTTGTTGAACCGGAAACGACGAGTCTAGTATTTGAACCGGGTTCAAGTGGTTCAGTTAACGAAACCACGTCTGTTGCGGATAGAAGGAAAGGATTGATTGATATTAGAATAGATGTTCCGGGTCATAACGAGTTGGTTACGGATAGTGAGTTCCGGTTAAACCGGATAATGTCGCCGAGTCAAGGGTTTAGGTCGCCCGGAAGTCGGTTAATGTCGTTCACACGGATGCTAACTATGAATAGGAGATCACCGTCTGGTGTGGGACCTAGTGGTTTACCGGTGGTTAGCGGGTCAGATATTGAGTCAGTTGACGAGTCAACCCGGTCTAATGTTAAGTAA